In a single window of the Danio rerio strain Tuebingen ecotype United States chromosome 20, GRCz12tu, whole genome shotgun sequence genome:
- the si:ch211-182e10.4 gene encoding uncharacterized protein LOC553308: MASRTDAQHKEMASQEIMILRVILTEADIRKVTLTSKPCSVEDLINCLRNTLGLNYNFTLQFRDPFFDHEFCNVTALEELPEKPTVKIIPVLELVSVAEDEMQSSSEISSNAPSTADTVLISESPQKKKMPWPDIFLIPKFSVDVEYRLRQANLIYLKDGTHLKMTKELKHDILQKLAETIYSFKAYPSADDLKGVAKALVNTHPCLQEPGSPSGHCGWTNSLKDKMGNYRSKMRSLGHTDVTVNAGKRGRYSTSSDPPNKNIKKPRKGEVNYLPNLPSGHDTSSLELLRQQLADETKKKKPDATFINQNMDVTLSLRRQEVVINKPPVSQILQRWPALFTESQVYQEFNRIVGKNLKQEFYGSLDHHCPQLIQIFRSKRGLTGQILSSLLLDAKASDLSDMRCVVIRGLPVLLGDDPTEFFKSCFASDDGDSYQHVPVGILNRENEDALQPLSFRLHPSSVGIILEGNVVMDNIDNIPQAMCLLFGLTYALHLDYPKCMGNTLLFIQQVLLGLGKKELKGKILAVKNQLAM, from the exons ATGGCATCCAGGACTGATGCACAACACAAAGAG ATGGCCTCTCAAGAAATCATGATTTTGCGCGTTATTCTCACAGAAGCTGATATCAGAAAAGTCACACTGACTTCAAAGCCATGTTCAGTTGAAGATTTGATCAACTGTCTCAGAAACACTCTTGGACTGAACTATAATTTTACATTGCAGTTTCGAGATCCTTTCTTTGATCATGAATTTTGCAATGTAACTGCTTTGGAAGAGCTCCCTGAGAAGCCAACAGTAAAAATTATCCCAGTGCTTGAATTGGTGTCAGTGGCAgaagatgaaatgcagtcatcAAGTGAAATATCGAGTAATGCTCCAAGTACTGCAGATACAGTACTGATTTCTGAATCAccccagaaaaagaaaatgccaTGGCCTGATATCTTCTTGATTCCGAAATTTTCGGTCGACGTTGAATACAGGCTGCGTCAGGCCAATTTAATCTACTTGAAGGATGGAACGCatctaaaaatgacaaaagaactGAAACATGACATTCTTCAGAAACTTGCTGAAACCATATACTCCTTCAAAGCATACCCATCTGCTGACGATTTAAAAGGTGTTGCAAAGGCATTGGTGAATACCCACCCCTGCCTTCAAGAACCAGGATCGCCTTCTGGACACTGTGGGTGGACAAACAGTTTGAAAGACAAAATGGGAAATTACAGATCCAAAATGAGAAGCCTTGGGCACACAGATGTCACAGTTAATGCAGGAAAAAGAGGAAGATACTCTACTAGCAGTGATCCACctaacaagaacataaaaaaaccAAGGAAAGGAGAGGTCAACTATCTACCTAACCTTCCAAGTGGTCATGATACTTCCAGTCTTGAGTTGCTCAGACAGCAGTTGGCAGAtgaaacgaagaaaaaaaaacctgatgcTACCTTCATTAATCAGAATATGGATGTGACTCTGTCTTTAAGAAGACAGGAAGTTGTGATCAACAAGCCTCCTGTAAGCCAGATACTTCAGCGTTGGCCAGCACTTTTCACTGAAAGTCAG GTGTATCAAGAATTCAACCGAATAGTTGGGAAGAATCTGAAGCAAGAATTCTATGGGTCTCTTGATCATCACTGCCCACAGCTGATTCAGATCTTCAGGTCAAAGAGAGGTCTCACTGGACAGATTTTAAGCAGTCTTCTGCTAGATGCCAAG GCCTCTGACCTCAGTGACATGCGATGTGTTGTCATTCGAGGGCTTCCAGTACTTCTTGGTGATGACCCAACTGAGTTCTTCAAATCATGTTTT GCTTCTGATGATGGAGACTCATACCAACACGTGCCCGTTGGAATCCTTAACCGGGAAAATGAAGATGCTCTGCAACCCCTGTCCTTCCGCCTCCACCCATCCTCAGTGGGAATCATCTTGGAAGGGAATGTTGTAATGGACAATATAGACAACATACCCCAGGCCATGTGTCTTCTTTTTGGTTTAACTTATGCACTGCACCTAGACTACCCAAAGTGCATGGGCAATACCCTTCTTTTCATTCAACAAGTTCTGCTGGGTTTGGGTAAGAAGGAGCTGAAGGGTAAGATTCTGGCTGTCAAAAATCAACTTGCCATGTAA